The Mycolicibacterium doricum genome includes a region encoding these proteins:
- a CDS encoding MFS transporter has protein sequence MLSTSEIRPGSPWHALWAMMVGFFMILVDATIVAVANPLLMEELGADYDAVMWVTSAYLLAYAVPLLVAGRLGDRFGPKNVYLLGLAVFTAASLWCGLAGSVDTLIAARVVQGIGAALLTPQTLSTITRIFPPERRGVAMSVWGATAGVATLVGPLAGGVLVDHLGWQWIFFVNVPVGLVGLALAWWRVPALPTTAHRFDLLGVLLSGVGMFAIVFGLQEGQSQGWQPWIWALIVAGIAVMAGFVYWQSVNPHEPLIPLRIFGDRHFSLSSFGVAVIGFVVTGMIVPTMFFAQAVCGLTPTESALLTAPMAIATGVLAPVVGRFVDRAHPRPIIGFGFSALAIALTWLSIEMAPETPIWRLVLPFGVMGIGMAFIWSPLAATATRNLPAALAGAGSGVYNATRQVGSVLGSASMAAFMTSRISAEMPSAADASPRGEGTVSALPQFLHAPFAAAMSQSLLLSAFVALIGVAAAIFLRDFRVAPGPGPAAPATRTEPVDDGFDDDDYLEYAVSWDDLQLTEPITPHPNVGADESVTQPLVSHSRRTPMKPDPVPGDDPWRRVLDELLPDVAPRPAVEPGNTVEPGNSRRRRYRDDGDGHRQWLSATTEPPRGRHSRGD, from the coding sequence ATGCTCTCCACGTCTGAAATCCGGCCGGGTAGCCCGTGGCATGCGCTGTGGGCCATGATGGTCGGCTTCTTCATGATCCTGGTTGACGCCACCATCGTGGCGGTCGCCAACCCGCTGCTCATGGAGGAGCTGGGTGCCGACTACGACGCCGTGATGTGGGTGACCAGCGCGTATCTGTTGGCATATGCCGTTCCGCTGTTGGTTGCGGGCCGGCTGGGCGACCGGTTCGGACCCAAGAACGTCTACCTGCTCGGCCTGGCCGTCTTCACCGCGGCCTCGCTGTGGTGCGGGCTGGCCGGGTCCGTCGACACGCTGATCGCCGCGCGGGTCGTCCAGGGCATCGGCGCGGCATTGTTGACGCCGCAGACCCTCTCGACGATCACCCGGATCTTTCCGCCCGAGCGCCGCGGTGTGGCGATGAGCGTGTGGGGGGCGACGGCCGGGGTGGCGACGTTGGTGGGACCTCTGGCGGGTGGGGTGCTGGTGGACCACCTCGGCTGGCAGTGGATTTTCTTCGTCAACGTTCCGGTCGGGCTGGTCGGTCTGGCGCTGGCGTGGTGGCGGGTGCCTGCGCTGCCGACCACCGCGCACCGGTTCGATCTGCTCGGGGTGCTGCTGTCGGGCGTCGGGATGTTCGCGATCGTCTTCGGGCTACAGGAGGGCCAGTCCCAGGGTTGGCAGCCCTGGATCTGGGCGCTCATCGTGGCCGGAATCGCGGTGATGGCCGGCTTCGTCTACTGGCAGTCGGTCAACCCGCACGAACCGCTGATCCCGCTGCGGATCTTCGGTGACCGCCACTTCTCTCTGTCCAGCTTCGGCGTCGCGGTCATCGGCTTCGTGGTGACGGGCATGATCGTGCCGACGATGTTCTTCGCCCAGGCAGTCTGTGGGCTGACGCCGACGGAATCGGCGCTGCTGACCGCGCCGATGGCGATCGCCACCGGAGTGCTGGCGCCCGTGGTTGGGCGCTTCGTCGACCGCGCCCACCCGCGGCCGATCATCGGGTTCGGGTTTTCGGCGCTGGCCATCGCGCTGACGTGGCTGTCGATCGAGATGGCGCCGGAAACGCCGATTTGGCGGTTGGTGCTGCCGTTCGGTGTCATGGGCATCGGGATGGCGTTCATCTGGTCACCGCTGGCGGCCACCGCGACGCGGAACCTGCCGGCGGCCCTCGCCGGCGCCGGGTCGGGCGTCTACAACGCGACCCGTCAGGTGGGGTCGGTGCTGGGCAGCGCGAGTATGGCGGCGTTCATGACGTCGCGGATCAGCGCGGAGATGCCATCGGCGGCGGACGCATCGCCGCGAGGGGAGGGCACGGTCTCCGCGCTGCCGCAGTTCCTTCACGCGCCGTTTGCCGCGGCGATGTCGCAGTCGCTGCTGCTGTCGGCGTTCGTGGCGCTGATCGGTGTCGCCGCGGCGATCTTCCTACGGGACTTCCGCGTAGCTCCTGGGCCCGGTCCCGCTGCCCCGGCGACTCGGACCGAGCCAGTGGACGACGGCTTCGACGACGACGACTACCTCGAGTACGCGGTCAGCTGGGACGATCTGCAACTCACCGAACCGATCACGCCGCATCCGAATGTCGGCGCCGACGAGAGCGTCACGCAGCCGCTCGTCTCCCATAGTCGGCGCACGCCCATGAAACCCGACCCGGTCCCCGGCGACGATCCGTGGCGTCGGGTTCTCGACGAACTGCTCCCTGACGTCGCGCCGCGGCCCGCGGTCGAGCCGGGGAACACGGTCGAGCCGGGGAACAGCAGACGCCGCCGTTACCGCGACGACGGCGACGGTCACCGCCAGTGGCTGAGCGCGACGACCGAGCCGCCGCGCGGGCGCCATTCGCGCGGGGATTGA
- a CDS encoding multidrug effflux MFS transporter translates to MATSTHVDDTSALSTPVRGAPGRAQMIVVLGALVALGPLTIDIYLPALPSIADELSVSSSVAQLTLTGTLAGLALGQLVVGPLSDSLGRRRPLMAGIVLHMLASVLCMLAPDIAVLGVARGLQGMGAAAGTVVAIAVVGDRFSGAAAATVMSRLMLVLGVAPVLAPSLGAAVLLHASWQWVFAALVVLAGGLLLAAATVLPETLPTAHRRPLKVRGIAATYASLLRDLRFVVLVLVAALGMSGLFAYIAGAAFVLQGDYGLDQQTFALVFGAGAVALIATTQFNVVLLRRFTPQQIMVWALAAASLAGLVFVGLAVAHVGGLAGFLMSVWVILAAMGLVLPNAPAVALSRHNEAAGTAAALLGAGQFGLGAAVAPLVGVLGNDEFALALVMVVGTVVALVALVAVGPSRPQPSIGESTRNALHV, encoded by the coding sequence ATGGCAACATCCACGCACGTGGACGACACCTCTGCCCTCAGCACGCCGGTCCGTGGGGCGCCGGGGCGGGCGCAGATGATCGTGGTGCTCGGCGCCCTCGTCGCGCTCGGTCCGCTCACGATCGACATTTATCTGCCCGCCCTGCCGAGCATCGCCGACGAACTGAGCGTGTCGTCGTCGGTCGCGCAGCTGACGCTCACCGGCACCCTGGCAGGGTTGGCGCTGGGCCAGCTGGTGGTCGGTCCGCTGTCGGATTCGTTGGGGCGGCGCCGCCCGTTGATGGCCGGAATCGTGCTGCACATGCTGGCGTCGGTGCTGTGCATGCTGGCGCCTGACATCGCCGTGTTGGGTGTCGCCCGCGGGCTGCAGGGCATGGGCGCCGCCGCCGGAACCGTGGTGGCGATCGCCGTCGTCGGTGACCGGTTTTCCGGAGCGGCCGCGGCGACGGTGATGTCGCGGCTGATGCTCGTCCTCGGTGTCGCGCCGGTCCTGGCGCCGTCGCTGGGCGCGGCGGTGCTGCTGCACGCGTCGTGGCAGTGGGTGTTCGCCGCGCTCGTCGTGCTCGCCGGCGGGCTGCTTCTCGCCGCGGCCACGGTGCTGCCGGAGACGCTGCCGACGGCGCACCGCCGTCCGTTGAAGGTGCGCGGCATCGCTGCGACCTACGCCTCACTGCTGCGCGACCTGCGTTTCGTGGTGCTCGTCCTGGTGGCGGCGTTGGGCATGTCGGGACTGTTCGCCTACATCGCCGGCGCGGCGTTCGTGCTGCAGGGCGACTACGGGCTGGACCAGCAGACGTTCGCGCTCGTGTTCGGTGCCGGCGCGGTGGCCCTGATCGCCACCACGCAGTTCAACGTGGTGCTGCTGCGCCGGTTCACACCGCAGCAGATCATGGTGTGGGCGCTGGCGGCGGCGTCGCTGGCCGGTTTGGTCTTCGTCGGGCTGGCGGTCGCCCATGTCGGTGGTCTGGCCGGCTTCCTGATGTCGGTGTGGGTCATCCTCGCCGCGATGGGGTTGGTGCTGCCCAACGCGCCTGCGGTGGCGCTGTCGCGCCACAACGAGGCGGCGGGCACCGCAGCGGCCCTGCTCGGTGCCGGCCAGTTCGGTCTGGGCGCGGCGGTCGCACCGCTGGTCGGGGTGCTCGGCAACGACGAGTTCGCGCTCGCCCTGGTCATGGTGGTCGGCACGGTCGTGGCGCTGGTCGCGCTCGTGGCGGTCGGGCCTTCTCGGCCACAACCTTCGATAGGCGAGTCGACCCGAAATGCTCTCCACGTCTGA
- a CDS encoding multifunctional oxoglutarate decarboxylase/oxoglutarate dehydrogenase thiamine pyrophosphate-binding subunit/dihydrolipoyllysine-residue succinyltransferase subunit, translating to MSSSPSPFGQNEWLVEEMYRKFREDPSSVDPSWHEFLVDYNPEPTTDSAASANGQQTRNATATAAPKAPPEPAPAPAPKTQDTKTQGSKPQRSKTQGSKPQGSKPQGFKPAEPNSTKPADAKSSEKSAKSSASSGNGTAKPESQSSDDSDQNQVLRGAAAAVVKNMSASLDVPTATSVRAIPAKLMIDNRVVINNHLKRTRGGKISFTHLIGYAIVTAVKKFPNMNRHFAEVDGKPNAVTPAHTNLGLAIDLQGKDGNRQLVVAAIKKADTMRFGQFIAAYEDIVRRARDGKLTAEDFSGVTISLTNPGTIGTVHSVPRLMRGQGAIIGVGAMEYPAEFQGASEERIADLGIGKLITLTSTYDHRIIQGAESGDFLRTVHQLLLSDEFFDEIFRELGIPYEPVRWRIDNPDSIEDKNARVIELIAAYRNRGHLMADIDPLRLDNNRFRSHPDLDVLTHGLTLWDLDREFKVNGFAGAERKKLRDVLAVLRDAYCRHIGVEYTHILEPEQQQWLQERIEGKHEKPTVAQQKYILSRLNAAEAFETFLQTKYVGQKRFSLEGAETVIPTMDAVIDQCADHALDEVVVGMPHRGRLNVLANIVGKPYSQIFSEFEGNLNPSQAHGSGDVKYHLGSSGTYLQMFGDNDITVSLTANPSHLEAVDPVMEGLVRAKQDLLDKGDGEDGYTVVPLMLHGDAAFAGQGVVAETLNLALLRGYRTGGTIHLIVNNQIGFTTSPAAAKSSEYCTDVAKMIGAPIFHVNGDDPEAAVWVARLAVDFRQKFKKDVVIDLLCYRRRGHNEGDDPSMTQPSMYDVIDTKRGVRKSYTESLIGRGDISMKEAEDALRDYQGQLEQVFNEVRELEKHEIEPSESVEADQQIPAKLATAVDKSLLARIGDAHLAVPEGFTVHPRVKPVLERRREMAYEGKVDWAFAELLALGTMIAEGKLVRLSGQDTRRGTFTQRHSVVIDRKTGREFTPLQLLATDSDGNPTGGKFLVYDSPLSEFAAVGFEYGYSVGNPDAMVLWEAQFGDFINGAQSIIDEFISSGEAKWGQLSDVVLLLPHGHEGQGPDHTSGRIERFLQLWAEGSMTIAMPSTPANYFHLLRRHSLDGIRRPLIVFTPKSMLRNKAAVSDIRDFTEQKFRSVLEEPMYTDGDGDRNTVKRVLLTSGKIYYELVARKNREDRDDVAIVRVEQLAPLPRRRLAETLEKYPNVAEKFWVQEEPANQGAWPTFGLTLPEMLPDYFAGIKRISRRAMSAPSSGSSKVHAVEQQEILDEAFAP from the coding sequence GTGAGCAGTTCACCTTCACCATTCGGCCAGAACGAATGGTTGGTCGAGGAAATGTATCGCAAGTTCCGCGAGGATCCCTCGTCGGTAGACCCCAGTTGGCACGAGTTCCTCGTCGACTACAACCCGGAACCGACCACCGACTCCGCGGCGAGCGCCAACGGGCAGCAGACGCGCAACGCCACCGCCACCGCCGCGCCCAAGGCCCCGCCGGAGCCAGCGCCGGCGCCGGCGCCGAAGACACAAGACACCAAGACGCAGGGTTCCAAGCCGCAGCGTTCCAAGACGCAGGGTTCCAAGCCGCAGGGTTCCAAGCCGCAGGGTTTCAAGCCGGCCGAACCGAACTCGACCAAGCCGGCGGATGCCAAGTCGTCCGAGAAGTCCGCCAAGTCGAGCGCGTCGTCGGGCAACGGCACCGCCAAACCGGAGTCGCAGTCCTCCGACGACAGCGACCAGAACCAGGTGCTGCGCGGTGCCGCCGCGGCCGTCGTCAAGAACATGTCGGCGTCTCTGGACGTGCCGACCGCGACCAGCGTGCGCGCCATCCCGGCCAAACTGATGATCGACAACCGCGTCGTTATCAACAACCACCTCAAGCGCACGCGCGGCGGCAAGATCAGCTTCACGCACCTGATCGGCTACGCGATCGTGACGGCGGTCAAGAAGTTCCCGAATATGAACCGTCACTTCGCCGAGGTCGACGGTAAGCCGAACGCGGTTACCCCCGCGCACACGAATTTGGGCCTCGCGATCGACCTGCAGGGCAAGGACGGTAACCGGCAGCTGGTCGTCGCGGCCATCAAGAAGGCCGACACCATGCGCTTCGGCCAGTTCATCGCCGCCTACGAGGACATCGTGCGGCGCGCCCGCGACGGCAAGCTCACCGCCGAGGATTTCTCCGGTGTGACGATCTCGCTGACCAACCCCGGCACCATCGGCACCGTGCACTCGGTGCCGCGCCTGATGCGCGGCCAGGGCGCGATCATCGGTGTCGGCGCTATGGAGTATCCGGCGGAGTTCCAAGGCGCCAGCGAGGAGCGCATCGCCGACCTCGGGATCGGCAAGCTCATCACGCTCACGTCCACCTACGACCATCGCATCATCCAGGGCGCCGAATCCGGTGACTTCCTGCGGACCGTGCACCAGCTGCTGCTGTCCGACGAGTTCTTCGACGAGATCTTCCGGGAACTGGGGATCCCCTACGAGCCGGTGCGCTGGCGCATCGACAACCCCGATTCGATCGAGGACAAGAACGCCCGCGTCATCGAGCTGATCGCGGCGTACCGAAACCGCGGCCACCTGATGGCCGACATCGACCCGCTGCGGTTGGACAACAACCGCTTCCGCAGTCACCCCGACCTCGACGTGCTCACCCATGGGCTGACGCTGTGGGATCTCGACCGCGAGTTCAAGGTCAACGGGTTCGCCGGTGCCGAACGCAAGAAGCTGCGCGACGTGCTCGCCGTGCTGCGCGACGCCTACTGCCGCCACATCGGCGTCGAGTACACCCACATCCTCGAACCCGAACAGCAGCAGTGGCTCCAGGAGCGTATCGAGGGCAAACACGAGAAACCCACCGTCGCGCAGCAAAAGTACATCTTGAGCCGACTCAACGCGGCGGAGGCCTTCGAGACCTTCCTGCAGACCAAGTACGTCGGGCAGAAGCGATTCTCACTGGAAGGCGCGGAAACCGTCATCCCGACCATGGATGCGGTGATCGACCAGTGCGCCGATCACGCGCTCGACGAGGTCGTCGTCGGTATGCCGCACCGCGGTCGGCTCAACGTGCTGGCCAACATCGTCGGCAAGCCCTACAGCCAGATCTTCAGCGAATTCGAGGGCAACCTCAACCCCTCGCAGGCGCACGGTTCCGGGGACGTGAAGTACCACCTCGGTTCCAGCGGCACGTACCTGCAGATGTTCGGCGACAACGACATCACGGTCTCGCTGACCGCCAACCCGAGCCACCTCGAGGCCGTCGACCCGGTGATGGAAGGCCTGGTACGCGCCAAACAGGATCTGCTCGACAAGGGCGATGGCGAGGACGGATACACCGTCGTGCCGCTGATGCTGCATGGCGACGCCGCGTTCGCCGGGCAGGGCGTGGTCGCCGAGACGCTGAACCTGGCGCTGCTGCGGGGCTACCGCACCGGCGGCACCATCCACCTCATCGTCAACAACCAGATCGGATTCACCACGTCGCCCGCGGCCGCGAAATCGTCGGAGTACTGCACCGACGTGGCGAAGATGATCGGCGCGCCGATCTTCCACGTCAACGGCGACGACCCGGAGGCCGCGGTCTGGGTGGCCAGGCTGGCCGTCGACTTCCGGCAGAAGTTCAAGAAGGACGTCGTCATCGACCTGCTGTGCTACCGCCGCCGCGGGCACAACGAAGGTGACGACCCGTCGATGACCCAGCCCTCGATGTATGACGTGATCGACACCAAGCGTGGCGTCCGCAAGAGCTACACCGAATCGCTGATCGGCCGCGGCGACATCTCGATGAAGGAGGCCGAGGACGCGCTGCGCGACTACCAGGGCCAACTCGAACAGGTCTTCAACGAGGTCCGCGAACTCGAGAAGCACGAAATCGAGCCCAGCGAATCGGTGGAAGCCGACCAGCAGATTCCGGCCAAGCTCGCCACCGCGGTGGACAAGTCGCTGCTGGCCCGCATCGGCGACGCCCACCTGGCGGTGCCGGAGGGCTTCACCGTGCACCCGCGCGTCAAGCCGGTGCTCGAGAGGCGCCGCGAGATGGCCTATGAGGGCAAGGTCGACTGGGCGTTCGCCGAACTGCTGGCCCTTGGCACGATGATCGCCGAGGGCAAACTGGTCCGGCTGTCCGGCCAGGACACCCGCCGTGGCACGTTCACGCAGCGCCACTCGGTGGTGATCGACCGCAAGACCGGCAGGGAGTTCACGCCGCTGCAGCTGCTGGCGACGGACTCCGACGGCAACCCGACGGGCGGCAAGTTCCTGGTGTACGACTCGCCGCTGTCGGAATTCGCCGCGGTCGGCTTCGAGTACGGCTACTCGGTCGGCAACCCCGACGCGATGGTGTTGTGGGAGGCGCAGTTCGGCGACTTCATCAACGGGGCGCAGTCGATCATCGACGAGTTCATCAGCTCTGGCGAGGCGAAGTGGGGTCAGCTCTCCGACGTCGTACTGCTGCTGCCCCACGGCCACGAGGGTCAGGGGCCCGACCACACCTCGGGCCGCATCGAGCGGTTCCTGCAGTTGTGGGCGGAGGGCTCGATGACGATCGCGATGCCCTCGACGCCGGCGAACTACTTCCACCTGCTGCGCCGGCACAGTCTGGACGGGATTCGGCGACCGCTGATCGTGTTCACGCCGAAGTCGATGCTGCGCAACAAGGCGGCGGTGAGCGACATCCGTGATTTCACCGAGCAGAAGTTCCGTTCGGTGCTCGAGGAGCCCATGTACACCGACGGCGACGGCGACCGCAACACGGTCAAACGGGTGCTGTTAACCAGCGGCAAGATCTACTACGAGCTGGTGGCGCGTAAGAACAGGGAAGACCGCGACGACGTCGCGATCGTGCGGGTCGAGCAGCTCGCCCCACTGCCCAGGCGGCGGCTGGCTGAGACGCTGGAGAAGTACCCGAACGTCGCGGAGAAGTTCTGGGTGCAGGAGGAGCCGGCGAACCAGGGTGCGTGGCCCACGTTCGGGCTGACGCTGCCCGAGATGCTGCCGGACTACTTCGCCGGCATCAAGCGGATCTCGCGGCGCGCAATGTCGGCGCCGTCATCCGGGTCCTCGAAGGTGCACGCCGTCGAGCAGCAGGAGATCCTCGACGAGGCGTTCGCCCCGTAG
- a CDS encoding SDR family NAD(P)-dependent oxidoreductase, giving the protein MQGFAGKVAVVTGAGSGIGQALAIELARSGASVAISDVNLEGLAVTEERIKESGTGAPVKVNRLDVTEREAFLLYADEVKQHFGKVNQIYNNAGIAFMGDIEVSQFKDIERVMDVDFWGVVNGTKAFLPHLIASGDGHVINVSSVFGLFSVPSQGAYNAAKFAVRGFTEALNQEMAVAGHPVKVTTVHPGGIKTAIARNATAVEGLDADELATFFDKRLANTTPEKAAQVILDGVRKNKARVLIGTDAKALDVIIRILGPRYQRLFPSVTSRFMPGPH; this is encoded by the coding sequence ATGCAGGGCTTCGCCGGAAAGGTCGCCGTCGTCACCGGCGCCGGGTCGGGAATCGGGCAGGCGCTGGCGATCGAGTTGGCCCGCTCCGGGGCCAGCGTCGCGATCAGCGACGTCAACCTCGAGGGCCTGGCCGTCACCGAGGAGCGCATCAAGGAGAGCGGGACTGGCGCACCGGTGAAGGTGAACCGTCTCGACGTCACCGAGCGTGAGGCGTTCCTGCTCTACGCCGACGAGGTCAAGCAGCACTTCGGCAAGGTCAACCAGATCTACAACAACGCCGGCATCGCCTTCATGGGGGACATCGAGGTCAGCCAGTTCAAGGACATCGAACGGGTGATGGACGTCGACTTCTGGGGTGTGGTCAATGGCACCAAGGCGTTCCTGCCGCACCTGATCGCCTCCGGCGACGGGCACGTCATCAATGTCTCCAGCGTGTTCGGCCTGTTCTCGGTGCCGAGTCAGGGCGCCTACAACGCCGCCAAGTTTGCGGTGCGCGGGTTCACCGAGGCGCTCAACCAGGAGATGGCCGTGGCGGGGCACCCGGTGAAGGTGACCACCGTGCACCCCGGCGGCATCAAGACCGCGATCGCGCGCAATGCCACCGCCGTGGAAGGCCTCGACGCCGATGAACTTGCCACGTTCTTCGACAAGAGACTCGCCAACACCACACCGGAGAAAGCCGCCCAGGTCATCCTCGACGGTGTTCGCAAGAACAAGGCGCGGGTGCTCATCGGCACCGACGCCAAGGCGCTCGACGTGATTATCCGGATCCTCGGGCCGCGCTACCAACGGCTGTTCCCCTCGGTGACCTCGAGGTTCATGCCCGGGCCCCACTGA
- a CDS encoding glycine betaine ABC transporter substrate-binding protein yields MLLTACGGPQTGPSLTIGSAEDEASVITAHLYAAALRHYGTGTRVEPTADPLTALDAGDVAVVPGLTGRLLDRFQPDATARADEQVYRDMVSALPEGVAAGDYTTAAEDKPALAVTVSTVAELGGQDLSAVARRCGDLRLGQVRGARTPATVGTCRLPVPREFRDAAGLFAAVKAGGVDAAWTTTAMPDIPSDLVVLTDGTSLVRAENVVPLYRRNGLAESQVLALNEVAGVLDTAALAEMRARVREGADPAVVADEWLAEHPLRD; encoded by the coding sequence ATGCTGCTGACCGCGTGCGGTGGTCCGCAGACCGGGCCGTCGCTGACGATAGGATCCGCCGAGGACGAAGCGTCGGTGATCACCGCACACCTGTACGCTGCCGCCCTACGCCACTACGGCACCGGCACCCGGGTGGAGCCGACCGCTGATCCGCTCACCGCTCTCGACGCCGGTGACGTGGCGGTGGTTCCGGGACTCACCGGGCGCCTGTTGGACCGCTTCCAGCCCGATGCGACCGCGCGCGCCGACGAACAGGTGTACCGGGACATGGTGTCGGCGCTGCCCGAAGGCGTCGCCGCCGGTGACTACACCACCGCGGCCGAGGACAAGCCGGCCCTCGCCGTCACCGTGTCCACCGTCGCCGAACTGGGTGGCCAGGACCTCTCGGCGGTGGCGCGCCGGTGCGGCGACCTCCGGCTGGGCCAGGTCCGCGGGGCGCGCACCCCGGCGACGGTCGGTACCTGCCGACTGCCCGTCCCACGCGAATTCCGGGACGCCGCAGGGCTGTTCGCGGCGGTGAAAGCCGGTGGGGTCGACGCCGCATGGACGACGACCGCGATGCCGGACATCCCGTCGGATCTGGTGGTGCTCACCGACGGCACCTCGCTGGTCCGCGCGGAGAACGTGGTCCCGTTGTACCGCCGCAACGGCCTCGCTGAATCACAGGTCCTCGCGCTCAACGAGGTCGCCGGTGTGCTGGACACCGCGGCCCTGGCCGAAATGCGCGCCCGCGTCCGAGAAGGAGCGGATCCAGCCGTCGTCGCCGACGAATGGCTCGCCGAGCACCCGCTGCGGGACTGA
- the corA gene encoding magnesium/cobalt transporter CorA yields the protein MPSFRALPPSLLRQGGRQHQSTEPDASSIHVPVARATVDCAVYAGGTRLPGKYAHSAALEKVRELEHEGRPAFVWIGLHEPDEHQMQAVADVFDLHELAVEDAVHAHQRPKLERYDDTLFLVLKTITYVEHGEGPKAHEIVETGEIMVFVGADFVVTVRHGVHGGLAGVRRQIDTSPARCTLGPHAVMHAIADHVVDTYLEVTDLVANDIDALEENVFSPSSATDIERIYLAKREVVEMRRAISPLNLALQRIGSDHNDLISKEVRRYFRDVLDHNTQAADRIASYDDVLSSLVQAAVGKVSMQQNIDMRKISAYVAIAAVPTAMAGIYGMNFDHMPELDWIYGYPAVLLFMASTCLLLYFTFRRNHWL from the coding sequence ATGCCGTCGTTTCGCGCGCTGCCACCGTCGTTGCTGCGTCAAGGCGGCCGGCAGCACCAATCGACCGAACCGGACGCCAGCAGTATCCACGTCCCGGTCGCCCGCGCGACGGTGGACTGTGCCGTCTACGCCGGCGGCACGCGGTTGCCGGGCAAGTACGCGCACAGCGCCGCCCTGGAAAAGGTCCGTGAACTCGAGCATGAGGGCCGACCGGCCTTTGTATGGATCGGCCTCCACGAACCCGACGAACATCAGATGCAGGCCGTCGCGGATGTGTTCGACCTGCATGAACTGGCCGTCGAGGATGCCGTCCACGCCCACCAGCGTCCCAAACTGGAACGCTACGACGACACGTTGTTCCTGGTGCTCAAGACCATCACCTACGTCGAGCACGGGGAGGGGCCCAAGGCCCACGAGATCGTCGAAACCGGAGAGATCATGGTCTTCGTCGGCGCGGACTTCGTGGTCACGGTGCGCCACGGTGTGCACGGTGGGCTCGCCGGCGTGCGCAGACAGATCGACACCAGTCCCGCGCGCTGCACACTCGGGCCGCACGCGGTGATGCACGCGATCGCCGACCACGTCGTGGACACCTACCTCGAGGTCACCGACCTGGTGGCAAACGATATCGACGCCCTGGAGGAAAACGTCTTCTCCCCCAGCAGCGCTACCGACATCGAGCGAATCTATCTGGCGAAGCGGGAGGTCGTCGAGATGCGCCGGGCGATCAGCCCGCTCAATCTGGCGCTGCAGCGCATCGGCAGCGACCACAACGACCTGATCTCCAAAGAGGTCCGGCGCTACTTCCGCGACGTCCTCGACCACAATACGCAGGCCGCCGACCGCATCGCCAGCTACGACGACGTGCTCAGCTCACTGGTGCAGGCTGCGGTCGGCAAGGTGTCGATGCAGCAGAACATCGATATGCGCAAGATCTCGGCGTATGTGGCCATCGCAGCGGTGCCGACCGCGATGGCGGGGATCTACGGGATGAACTTCGACCACATGCCCGAACTGGACTGGATCTACGGCTATCCGGCGGTCCTGCTGTTCATGGCGTCGACCTGCTTGCTGCTCTACTTCACCTTCCGGCGCAACCACTGGCTCTGA